In Nonomuraea sp. NBC_00507, the following are encoded in one genomic region:
- a CDS encoding serine/threonine-protein kinase has product MKRNVARPSDADCRPTVDGPGIDGEQAVPCLEGERVEGPVNKIVAVVMIRRSGAPMSDPGGFGPLTVDERETIGPYRIVGRMGAGGMGVVYAGIAADGTRVAVKEIHPGLSADPHFRARFVREVDLLSRVRGRCTVSVLASDTAAIPPWLATEFVPGPTLSTYVQDNAPLRPHELLSFGVDIAEALTDIHGAGIVHRDLKPGNVILSTSGAKVLDFGIARAFDESGLTGTGALIGTPGWISPEQYRGDQADAAADVFAWGALMAYAATGRPPFGIGAPDVLAYRVMSVDPDLSGVPAQVRDLVRSALAKNRAARPAAHELLARVTALKAGTTPMQMPARDKRLMVPLLPAVAVMAAVVAVGAVFAVNRGDSPQALQSPSAPPSSSPAESLEPDTSENPDEATTAGETPEETPSARATAEETPTTPKKTSASPSAPRSATGVPCASNDSILRQAAALNGGSLPDDAVVARKMCSGNWVAAELDSPSVGGIDLIAKRNATRFVDGAIGSYFCSRENQPTLLASAPGKIKTFLCPNGFD; this is encoded by the coding sequence GTGAAGCGGAACGTGGCCAGGCCGTCGGATGCCGATTGCCGGCCGACCGTCGATGGGCCGGGCATTGATGGCGAGCAGGCCGTCCCGTGTCTCGAGGGCGAGCGCGTTGAAGGACCGGTCAATAAGATCGTTGCTGTTGTGATGATCCGGCGATCGGGAGCCCCGATGAGCGACCCCGGCGGCTTCGGCCCGCTGACGGTGGACGAGCGCGAGACGATCGGTCCCTACCGGATCGTGGGCCGGATGGGGGCCGGCGGTATGGGGGTGGTCTACGCGGGAATCGCGGCCGACGGCACGCGGGTCGCGGTCAAGGAGATCCATCCGGGATTATCAGCCGACCCGCACTTCCGCGCCCGCTTCGTCCGTGAGGTCGATCTGCTGTCGCGGGTGCGTGGACGTTGCACGGTCTCGGTGCTGGCCTCCGACACCGCCGCGATTCCTCCCTGGCTGGCGACGGAGTTCGTCCCCGGCCCGACGCTCAGCACGTACGTGCAGGACAACGCGCCGCTGCGGCCGCATGAGCTGCTCTCGTTCGGTGTGGACATCGCCGAGGCGCTGACCGACATCCACGGGGCCGGCATCGTGCACCGCGACCTCAAACCCGGGAACGTGATCCTCTCCACCTCCGGCGCGAAGGTACTGGACTTCGGCATCGCCCGGGCCTTCGACGAGAGCGGCCTCACGGGCACTGGCGCGTTGATCGGGACGCCCGGCTGGATCAGTCCCGAGCAGTATCGGGGCGACCAGGCGGACGCAGCCGCCGACGTCTTCGCCTGGGGCGCGCTGATGGCGTACGCCGCGACGGGGCGCCCGCCGTTCGGCATCGGCGCCCCCGACGTCCTCGCCTACCGCGTCATGAGCGTCGACCCCGACCTGTCCGGGGTCCCCGCCCAGGTCCGCGACCTCGTACGAAGCGCGCTCGCCAAGAATCGGGCGGCCCGGCCCGCCGCGCACGAGTTGCTTGCCCGGGTCACCGCGCTCAAGGCAGGCACAACCCCCATGCAGATGCCGGCACGCGACAAGCGCCTGATGGTGCCGCTGTTGCCGGCCGTCGCCGTCATGGCGGCGGTCGTGGCCGTCGGCGCGGTGTTCGCGGTGAACCGGGGTGACTCGCCGCAAGCACTTCAGAGCCCGAGCGCCCCTCCCTCGTCCTCGCCTGCCGAGAGCCTGGAGCCGGACACGAGCGAGAACCCGGACGAGGCGACGACAGCGGGCGAGACCCCCGAGGAGACGCCCAGCGCGAGGGCGACGGCCGAGGAGACGCCCACCACACCGAAGAAGACGAGCGCCAGCCCAAGCGCACCCCGCTCGGCCACCGGCGTACCGTGCGCATCCAACGACTCGATACTCCGGCAGGCCGCCGCGCTGAACGGCGGCAGCCTGCCGGACGACGCCGTGGTCGCGCGCAAGATGTGCTCGGGCAACTGGGTCGCGGCCGAGCTCGACTCCCCAAGCGTCGGCGGAATCGACCTGATCGCGAAGCGGAACGCGACCCGATTCGTGGACGGTGCGATCGGCAGTTACTTCTGCTCGCGGGAGAACCAGCCGACGCTCCTCGCGAGCGCGCCGGGCAAGATCAAAACCTTCCTCTGCCCTAACGGCTTCGACTGA
- a CDS encoding helix-turn-helix transcriptional regulator, with the protein MSDEFNLLGDYVRARRELVTPQQAGIPSVGVRRVPGLRREEVAMLAGISADYYLRLEQGRDRNPSEQVLESLARVLLLDDDATAYLLRLGAGKPRRRRRRPRKETVPPGVAKLIVTLPLPAYVEGRYFDVLAANALATALSPRLVAGGNRLRDVFLDPAEQALYPDWEDAAQGMVAGFRESVGTDTDDPRFIELVGELSLASPRFSRLWARHDVNTCEGTPKHIDHPQVGGLWLNRERLGVSGATGQTLVVLHPDPGTDSADKLALLASVMRT; encoded by the coding sequence ATGAGCGACGAATTCAACCTTCTGGGCGATTACGTACGCGCCCGCCGGGAGCTCGTCACTCCTCAACAGGCCGGCATCCCCTCCGTGGGCGTACGGCGCGTGCCAGGCCTGCGCCGGGAGGAGGTCGCGATGCTCGCCGGCATCAGCGCCGACTACTACCTGCGCCTGGAGCAGGGCCGCGACCGCAATCCCTCCGAGCAGGTCCTGGAGTCCCTCGCCCGCGTGCTGCTGCTCGACGACGACGCCACGGCGTACCTGCTACGCCTCGGGGCGGGAAAACCCCGGCGACGAAGGCGGCGGCCCCGGAAGGAGACCGTCCCTCCGGGCGTCGCCAAGCTCATCGTCACGCTGCCGCTCCCCGCGTACGTGGAGGGCCGCTACTTCGACGTCCTCGCCGCCAACGCGCTGGCGACCGCTCTGTCGCCGCGACTCGTGGCGGGCGGCAACCGCCTGCGGGACGTGTTCCTCGACCCCGCCGAGCAGGCCCTCTACCCGGACTGGGAGGACGCCGCCCAGGGCATGGTCGCCGGCTTCCGCGAGTCCGTCGGCACCGACACGGACGACCCCCGATTCATCGAACTCGTTGGCGAGCTCTCCCTCGCCAGCCCCCGCTTCAGCAGGCTCTGGGCCCGCCACGACGTGAACACGTGCGAAGGCACACCCAAGCACATCGACCACCCCCAGGTCGGTGGCCTGTGGCTGAACCGGGAGAGACTGGGCGTCAGCGGCGCGACAGGCCAGACGCTCGTCGTCCTCCACCCGGACCCCGGCACCGACAGTGCCGACAAGCTGGCGCTCCTCGCGTCCGTCATGCGGACATGA
- a CDS encoding alpha/beta fold hydrolase, whose amino-acid sequence MSTYLLVHGAWHSGQCWERVVPLLASAGHRVAAPSLTGYGDKAHLLGPEVGLDTHVDDIVRLISEEDLADVILVGHSYAGLVISSAANRIPDRIAHLVYLDAMVPEDGESAVDVQPMTQALIDRAAESEVGWRIPPMPELPPPLGLFGVTDPADVAWLRTMLSDQPVLCLRQPVRLDNPAVLTIPRTHIHCVAGVPEGIKRRPVPPIQPNGNPAQVWELETGHDCMITMPAELTELLLKLG is encoded by the coding sequence ATGTCAACATATTTGTTGGTACACGGGGCCTGGCACAGCGGGCAATGCTGGGAGCGGGTGGTCCCGTTGCTGGCATCGGCCGGGCATCGGGTCGCCGCCCCGTCGCTGACCGGCTACGGCGACAAGGCGCATCTGCTCGGCCCCGAGGTAGGGCTGGACACGCACGTCGACGACATCGTCAGGCTGATCAGCGAGGAGGACCTCGCCGACGTGATCCTGGTGGGCCATAGCTACGCCGGGCTGGTCATCTCGTCCGCCGCCAACCGGATCCCGGATCGGATCGCCCATCTGGTCTATCTCGACGCGATGGTCCCGGAGGACGGCGAGAGCGCGGTGGACGTGCAGCCCATGACCCAAGCCCTCATCGACCGCGCCGCGGAGTCCGAGGTCGGCTGGAGGATCCCGCCGATGCCGGAGTTGCCGCCGCCCCTGGGCCTGTTCGGGGTCACCGACCCGGCGGACGTGGCGTGGCTGAGGACGATGTTGTCGGATCAGCCGGTGCTCTGCCTTCGGCAACCGGTCCGGCTGGACAACCCGGCCGTGCTCACGATTCCGCGGACGCACATTCACTGCGTCGCCGGCGTACCGGAGGGCATCAAGCGGCGGCCCGTCCCACCGATACAGCCCAACGGCAACCCGGCACAGGTGTGGGAACTGGAGACGGGCCACGACTGCATGATCACCATGCCGGCCGAACTCACCGAACTGCTGCTCAAGCTCGGCTGA
- a CDS encoding DinB family protein: MTSPRTRRRRDTPPPRTGPGEKDVLRGFLDHLRTAVAAKAQDIPEPQVRTPGVPSGTSLLGLVRHLAHVERYYFLGEEVADWPGTFQPRPEETVTSVLADYRDAVDRANAVIDACTDLTAPVARPSPAGRPPSMRWTLAHMIEETGRHAGHADILRELIDGSTGR, encoded by the coding sequence ATGACCTCCCCACGCACCCGCCGCCGACGAGACACCCCACCCCCGCGCACCGGCCCCGGCGAGAAGGACGTACTGCGCGGCTTCCTCGACCACCTGCGCACCGCGGTGGCCGCCAAGGCCCAGGACATCCCGGAACCGCAGGTCCGTACCCCTGGTGTCCCCTCGGGCACGTCGCTGCTGGGACTGGTCCGCCATCTCGCGCACGTCGAGCGGTATTACTTCCTCGGCGAGGAGGTGGCCGACTGGCCGGGCACATTCCAGCCGCGACCCGAGGAGACCGTCACCTCTGTCCTGGCCGACTACCGCGATGCCGTCGACCGGGCGAACGCGGTCATCGACGCCTGTACCGACCTGACGGCGCCGGTGGCCCGCCCCTCCCCCGCCGGCCGCCCACCCTCGATGCGCTGGACGCTGGCCCACATGATCGAGGAGACCGGCCGCCACGCCGGGCACGCCGACATTCTCCGTGAACTGATCGACGGCTCGACCGGCCGCTGA